A portion of the Glycine max cultivar Williams 82 chromosome 10, Glycine_max_v4.0, whole genome shotgun sequence genome contains these proteins:
- the LOC100803420 gene encoding serine/threonine-protein phosphatase PP1 isoform X2 yields the protein MERGVIDNIINRLLQVRGRPGKQVQLSEAEIKQLCLVSRDIFMRQPNLLELEAPIKICGDIHGQYSDLLRLFEYGGLPPRYNYLFLGDYVDRGKQSLETICLLLSYKIKYPNNFFLLRGNHECASINRIYGFYDECKRRYNVRLWKVFTECFNCLPVAALIDEKILCMHGGLSPELHNLNQIKGLPRPIEVPETGLLCDLLWSDPSSDIRGWGENERGVSYTFGADRVTEFLQKHDLDLICRAHQVVEDGYEFFANRQLVTIFSAPNYCGEFDNAGAMMTVDETLVCSFQILKPVENKKPSKFGFGSTTTVKQSTTKAKFQQSFFGAKA from the exons ATGGAACGTGGGGTTATTGATAATATCATCAATAGGCTTCTCCAAGTGAGAGGCAGACCAGGGAAGCAGGTGCAACTTTCTGAGGCTGAGATCAAGCAGCTTTGTCTTGTCTCCAGGGATATATTTATGAGGCAGCCCAACCTCTTGGAACTCGAGGCACCAATTAAGATATGTG GAGATATCCACGGTCAATATTCCGACCTTCTGCGACTTTTTGAGTATGGTGGATTGCCTCCTCGTTATAACTACTTATTTTTAGGGGACTATGTTGATCGTGGGAAGCAAAGTTTGGAGACAATATGTCTCCTTCtgtcttataaaataaaatatcccaACAACTTTTTCCTTCTGAGGGGAAACCATGAATGTGCTTCTATAAACCGCATTTACGGATTTTATGATGAGTGTAAACGAAGGTACAATGTGAGGCTTTGGAAAGTGTTCACAGAGTGTTTCAACTGCTTGCCAGTGGCAGCTCTAATTGATGAAAAGATACTTTGTATGCATGGTGGACTCTCTCCTGAGTTACACAATTTAAATCAGATAAAGGGTTTGCCACGTCCTATTGAAGTACCTGAAACTGGTCTACTATGTGATCTCCTTTGGTCTGATCCTAGTAGTGACATTCGGGGTTGGGGAGAAAATGAACGCGGAGTTTCCTATACTTTTGGTGCTGACAGGGTGACAGAATTCCTTCAGAAGCATGATCTTGATTTGATTTGCAGGGCGCATCAG GTTGTAGAAGACGGATATGAATTCTTTGCTAACAGACAACTTGTAACTATCTTCTCGGCACCTAATTACTGTGGAGAGTTTGACAATGCTGGTGCTATGATGACTGTTGATGAGACACTTGTGTGCTCTTTTCAAATATTGAAGCCAGTAGAAAATAAAAAGCCTAGTAAGTTTGGCTTTGGGAGCACAACTACAGTTAAGCAGAGTACAACAAAAGCCAAG TTCCAGCAATCATTTTTTGGTGCTAAAGCATGA
- the LOC100803420 gene encoding serine/threonine-protein phosphatase PP1 isoform X1 → MERGVIDNIINRLLQVRGRPGKQVQLSEAEIKQLCLVSRDIFMRQPNLLELEAPIKICGDIHGQYSDLLRLFEYGGLPPRYNYLFLGDYVDRGKQSLETICLLLSYKIKYPNNFFLLRGNHECASINRIYGFYDECKRRYNVRLWKVFTECFNCLPVAALIDEKILCMHGGLSPELHNLNQIKGLPRPIEVPETGLLCDLLWSDPSSDIRGWGENERGVSYTFGADRVTEFLQKHDLDLICRAHQVVEDGYEFFANRQLVTIFSAPNYCGEFDNAGAMMTVDETLVCSFQILKPVENKKPSKFGFGSTTTVKQSTTKAKLSFIIINEDGLKSWGIEETRAACLQD, encoded by the exons ATGGAACGTGGGGTTATTGATAATATCATCAATAGGCTTCTCCAAGTGAGAGGCAGACCAGGGAAGCAGGTGCAACTTTCTGAGGCTGAGATCAAGCAGCTTTGTCTTGTCTCCAGGGATATATTTATGAGGCAGCCCAACCTCTTGGAACTCGAGGCACCAATTAAGATATGTG GAGATATCCACGGTCAATATTCCGACCTTCTGCGACTTTTTGAGTATGGTGGATTGCCTCCTCGTTATAACTACTTATTTTTAGGGGACTATGTTGATCGTGGGAAGCAAAGTTTGGAGACAATATGTCTCCTTCtgtcttataaaataaaatatcccaACAACTTTTTCCTTCTGAGGGGAAACCATGAATGTGCTTCTATAAACCGCATTTACGGATTTTATGATGAGTGTAAACGAAGGTACAATGTGAGGCTTTGGAAAGTGTTCACAGAGTGTTTCAACTGCTTGCCAGTGGCAGCTCTAATTGATGAAAAGATACTTTGTATGCATGGTGGACTCTCTCCTGAGTTACACAATTTAAATCAGATAAAGGGTTTGCCACGTCCTATTGAAGTACCTGAAACTGGTCTACTATGTGATCTCCTTTGGTCTGATCCTAGTAGTGACATTCGGGGTTGGGGAGAAAATGAACGCGGAGTTTCCTATACTTTTGGTGCTGACAGGGTGACAGAATTCCTTCAGAAGCATGATCTTGATTTGATTTGCAGGGCGCATCAG GTTGTAGAAGACGGATATGAATTCTTTGCTAACAGACAACTTGTAACTATCTTCTCGGCACCTAATTACTGTGGAGAGTTTGACAATGCTGGTGCTATGATGACTGTTGATGAGACACTTGTGTGCTCTTTTCAAATATTGAAGCCAGTAGAAAATAAAAAGCCTAGTAAGTTTGGCTTTGGGAGCACAACTACAGTTAAGCAGAGTACAACAAAAGCCAAG TTATCATTTATCATTATCAACGAGGATGGACTCAAGAGTTGGGGGATTGAAGAAACAAGGGCAGCATGTTTGCAAGATTAA